In the Phaseolus vulgaris cultivar G19833 chromosome 7, P. vulgaris v2.0, whole genome shotgun sequence genome, one interval contains:
- the LOC137829188 gene encoding uncharacterized protein: MNESEDAKMARFVSGLRRDIQDMVELQEYSSLQTLVHLASKVESQIARKNALKNSSKDGYYHSSWKNKNKSFSKFPSKDTIFKPRDSTPSTSTSTPKSPTKSSSKKCFKCLGYGHIASNCHSKRNMYMHDGVVISEHESENSRHSSPSRSPSEHESESPHEGDLLVIRRMLGQVLKPFDESQRENIFHTRCLINDRLCSLIVDGGSCANVASTRVVDKLGLSTISHGKPYKLQWLSEAAIPRIIDCEMAKDSPTCLDNLVKEYEDVFQDPPKGLPPLRGIEHQIDFMPGVSLPNLPAYSTNPKEAKEIQEQVERLIAKRWVQDSMSPLLIKSDQVL; this comes from the exons ATGAATGAGAGTGAAGATGCTAAGATGGCTAGATTTGTTAGTGGTCTtagaagggacattcaagataTGGTAGAGCttcaagaatattcttctttacaAACTTTAGTTCACCTTGCTAGCAAAGTTGAATCTCaaattgcaaggaaaaatgctttaaaaaattcttctaaagatggctactaccactcttcttggaaaaacaaaaataaatctttttcaaagttTCCTTCTAAAGACACTAttttcaaacctagagattcTACGCCTTCTACATCCACTTCTACACCTAAATCACCAACTAAATCTtctagtaagaaatgttttaaatgcttaggctatggacatattgcttctaactGCCATTCTAAACGaaatatgtatatgcatgatggggtagtgATTAGCGAGCATGAGTCCGAAAactctagacattcctcaccttctagatccccaagtgagcatgagagtgaaagtccacATGAAGGTGACCTATTAGTGATAAGACGaatgcttggacaagttttgaaaccctttgatgaaagtcaaagagaaaatatctttcatacaagatgtcttattaatgataggttATGTTCTTTAATTGTGGATGGGGGAAGTTGTGCTAATGttgcaagcacaagagtggtagataagcttggattgtcTACTATCTCTCATGGAAAGCCCTACAAActacaatggttaagtgaggcAG ctattcctaggatAATTGATTGTGAGatggctaaggatagtcccacgtgtttggataacttggtaaaggaatatgaagacgtgtttcaagatcctcctaaaggcttaccacctctaagagggattgaacatcAAATcgacttcatgcccggggtttctttaccaaatcttCCAGCATATAGCACCAATCCCAAAGAGGCTAAAGAGATTCAAGAACAAGTTGAGCGTTTAATTGCTAAGaggtgggtacaagatagcatgagcccattgttgatcaagagtgatcaagtgctttga